From a region of the Blastopirellula marina genome:
- the glsA gene encoding glutaminase A: MNSSQNGTDEPLSHLDALLTRMKSAASPLREVLREIHAKYASLDDGVVASYIPELAKANPAWFGISAVSVQGQAIDVGDSDQQFTIQSASKPFMFGLALEDHGREHVLSKIGVQPIGEAFNSITLDQVANRPFNPMINAGAIAAADLVDGKDYPERVTRMIEMFGRYCGRTVYVDNSVFTSERMTGHRNRAIGHLMLNFDMVSDRLDETLELYFQQCSLLVTCHDLAVMGATLANGGVNPITGVRAIDAEYVKDLLSVMHTCGMYDYAGEWAYRIGIPAKSGVGGGIVAVIPGQGGIGTFSPKLDVKGNSVRGIKVFEELAQKFGLHVFEADDKKKSLISQFSPPK; this comes from the coding sequence ATGAACTCCTCTCAAAACGGTACCGATGAGCCCCTGTCGCATTTGGATGCTTTGCTTACGCGGATGAAATCCGCTGCATCCCCGTTGCGGGAGGTCTTGCGAGAGATTCACGCAAAGTACGCGTCGCTTGATGACGGCGTGGTTGCCAGCTATATCCCGGAACTGGCCAAGGCCAACCCTGCCTGGTTTGGTATATCAGCCGTTTCCGTGCAAGGTCAGGCGATCGATGTAGGGGACAGTGATCAGCAGTTCACGATACAGTCTGCTTCGAAGCCGTTTATGTTTGGCCTGGCCCTGGAAGACCACGGCCGCGAGCACGTCCTTTCTAAGATCGGCGTGCAGCCCATTGGCGAGGCCTTCAATTCCATCACGCTCGATCAAGTCGCCAATCGCCCTTTCAACCCGATGATTAATGCCGGGGCGATTGCTGCGGCCGACCTGGTCGACGGCAAGGACTACCCCGAGCGAGTCACGCGGATGATCGAGATGTTCGGTCGATACTGCGGACGCACCGTTTACGTCGACAACTCGGTCTTCACATCAGAGCGAATGACCGGCCATCGAAATCGAGCGATTGGTCACTTGATGCTCAATTTCGACATGGTCAGCGATCGACTCGACGAAACCTTGGAGCTTTACTTTCAACAGTGCAGTTTGCTGGTTACCTGCCACGACCTGGCAGTGATGGGGGCGACCCTGGCTAACGGCGGCGTGAATCCGATTACCGGTGTGCGGGCGATCGACGCCGAATATGTGAAAGACCTGCTCAGCGTGATGCATACCTGCGGCATGTACGACTACGCCGGCGAGTGGGCTTACCGTATCGGCATTCCCGCAAAAAGTGGCGTCGGAGGTGGTATCGTCGCCGTGATTCCTGGGCAGGGTGGTATCGGGACGTTCTCGCCAAAGCTCGATGTCAAGGGAAATAGCGTGCGCGGTATCAAGGTCTTTGAAGAGCTCGCCCAAAAATTCGGGCTGCATGTATTCGAAGCCGATGACAAAAAGAAATCGCTAATCAGCCAGTTCTCGCCGCCGAAGTAA
- a CDS encoding FHA domain-containing protein yields MGNATDGVVIPFTLKLLDSSRGHAIQTWNFTDCRRVTIGRAAENDISLADPQVSRVHVELLLRDGNWAIVSLGRNGTVLDGMMINDELLSDHSIFQLGPNGPSFQFSTSSESVSSLQTLNEIDPIALDFLMVDESKLEEEVKNIADTEVFRELQERARKMKDQ; encoded by the coding sequence ATGGGAAATGCAACCGACGGGGTGGTTATTCCCTTTACACTCAAGTTGCTCGATTCTTCACGAGGGCATGCGATTCAAACGTGGAACTTCACCGATTGCCGTCGCGTCACGATCGGACGAGCAGCCGAGAACGATATCAGCCTGGCCGATCCGCAGGTCTCTCGAGTTCATGTCGAGTTGCTGCTGCGGGATGGCAATTGGGCAATCGTTTCTTTGGGGCGTAATGGAACGGTCCTGGACGGGATGATGATTAACGACGAACTGCTAAGTGACCATTCGATCTTTCAGTTGGGGCCTAACGGGCCATCCTTTCAGTTTTCGACTTCCAGCGAATCGGTTTCGAGTCTGCAGACACTGAATGAAATCGATCCGATCGCACTCGATTTTTTGATGGTCGACGAAAGCAAGCTGGAAGAGGAAGTCAAAAACATTGCCGATACCGAAGTCTTTCGAGAATTACAGGAACGAGCTCGCAAGATGAAGGACCAGTAG
- a CDS encoding flotillin-like FloA family protein, protein MRILSFDFVCDFSALSSSLFSHTSDWASTMDVPSFVYGILTGLLLAVILYWVSTVFNIFRPWLQVFLSGGKASLFDIIGMRLRGSDVKLVTEAYIMLVQRGQKVSLREVESQYLARKNSIMDSRDLLQIVEQNQDSSASR, encoded by the coding sequence ATGCGAATTTTAAGCTTTGATTTTGTTTGCGACTTTTCTGCGTTATCATCATCGTTGTTTTCGCACACTTCTGACTGGGCCAGCACAATGGATGTACCAAGCTTTGTCTACGGAATTCTCACTGGCCTTCTCTTGGCGGTAATCCTGTACTGGGTTTCCACCGTGTTTAATATCTTTCGCCCGTGGCTTCAGGTGTTCTTGTCCGGCGGCAAGGCATCCCTCTTCGACATTATCGGTATGCGGCTTCGCGGTTCGGATGTGAAGCTGGTGACCGAGGCTTACATCATGCTCGTACAGCGAGGGCAGAAGGTTTCACTTCGTGAAGTCGAATCGCAGTATCTAGCCCGTAAGAATTCCATCATGGATAGCCGCGATTTGTTGCAGATCGTCGAGCAAAACCAGGACTCGTCGGCATCCCGCTAG
- a CDS encoding MinD/ParA family protein, whose protein sequence is MSKIVSIHSFRGGTGKSNVTANLAVTIARAGYRVGIVDTDIQSPGIHVVFHLTEDRVTHCLNDFLWGDCQIEDAAYDVTDAAIGNVAAGDERPRVFLVPASIKTSEIGRVLKEGYDVGLLNDGFKRLIQKLNLDFLLIDTHPGVNEETLLSIVISDRLLLVLRPDQQDFQGSSVTLELARRLDVSEVSLIVNKIPPGMDRAQLKNKVETIYSAEVLALLPLNFELVRMASSGLFVNRYPEHPFTRELNLVANSLIK, encoded by the coding sequence GTGTCGAAAATTGTTTCTATTCACTCCTTTCGCGGAGGGACGGGAAAGTCGAACGTAACTGCGAATCTTGCAGTCACGATTGCCCGAGCCGGCTATCGCGTGGGAATCGTGGATACGGACATCCAGTCCCCTGGTATCCACGTCGTCTTTCATCTGACCGAAGATCGTGTTACCCACTGTTTGAATGATTTTTTGTGGGGAGACTGTCAGATCGAGGATGCCGCTTACGATGTAACCGATGCGGCGATTGGCAATGTCGCTGCCGGCGACGAACGCCCACGGGTGTTCCTGGTGCCGGCGAGCATCAAGACAAGTGAGATCGGTCGTGTCCTGAAAGAAGGTTACGATGTCGGTCTGCTTAACGATGGTTTCAAACGATTGATTCAAAAGCTGAATCTCGATTTCCTGCTAATCGATACGCATCCCGGCGTGAATGAAGAAACGCTGTTATCGATTGTCATCTCCGACCGTCTCTTGCTGGTGCTGCGTCCCGATCAGCAAGACTTTCAGGGCAGCTCGGTCACGTTGGAGTTGGCCCGACGGCTCGATGTAAGCGAGGTCTCTTTGATCGTCAACAAGATTCCTCCGGGAATGGATAGAGCCCAACTCAAGAATAAGGTGGAAACGATCTACAGCGCTGAAGTGCTGGCCCTGCTGCCGCTTAATTTTGAGTTGGTACGCATGGCCAGTAGTGGTTTGTTCGTTAATCGTTATCCCGAGCATCCTTTCACCCGCGAGTTGAATCTAGTCGCCAACTCGCTGATCAAGTAG
- a CDS encoding glycoside hydrolase family 71/99-like protein — MLTWDLPSLSCSFRKLLIAVCLIVISFTASLVMAQQLPPVDATTLDGKVMCGYQAWFRCPDDGTNSAWQHWSRRPTITPQSMTFQMWPDLSEFTPSEMYAVPGIKYPNGRPAYLYSSVHQKTIQRHFQWMQQYGIDGVFVQRFLVNLRQPSFDTILEHVRTSAKDTGRTFAVCYDLSGYPTERIVGRLTDDWKQLCDERKVTRDERYLDHDGLPVVFIWGLYPDRFSADIAHQLIDFFHQEGPYRATVVGGVPPDWRSESNASWASAFGKLDVISPWNVGNIERRGGKKIANTHVWQQDFAAAQQAGAKYLPVIYPGFDWTNLKGPRAERDTIDRRGGAFFWEQFVAAKKLGSGMAYVAMFDEVDEATAIFKVTNDPPPEANFATYEGLPSDWYLRLTGEGTKMIRGETPLADRIPIQP; from the coding sequence ATGCTTACCTGGGACCTGCCTTCCCTTTCCTGCTCGTTCCGTAAGTTGCTGATCGCGGTGTGCTTGATCGTGATCAGCTTTACGGCGAGTCTTGTTATGGCCCAGCAGCTACCGCCGGTCGATGCGACCACGCTCGACGGCAAGGTCATGTGCGGCTATCAGGCCTGGTTCCGCTGCCCAGATGACGGAACCAATTCGGCGTGGCAACACTGGAGCCGCCGCCCTACCATCACCCCTCAGTCGATGACCTTCCAGATGTGGCCTGACCTGTCGGAGTTCACTCCTTCGGAAATGTACGCTGTTCCTGGCATAAAGTATCCCAATGGCCGGCCTGCCTACCTGTACAGCAGCGTGCACCAGAAAACGATCCAACGGCACTTTCAGTGGATGCAGCAATACGGCATCGATGGAGTGTTCGTACAACGCTTTCTGGTCAACCTTCGTCAGCCCTCCTTCGATACTATTCTGGAACACGTTCGAACGTCGGCCAAAGATACCGGACGGACGTTTGCCGTCTGCTACGACTTGTCGGGGTATCCGACTGAACGTATCGTGGGCCGCCTGACCGACGATTGGAAGCAGCTTTGCGACGAACGGAAAGTCACACGTGACGAGCGCTACCTCGATCACGATGGGCTGCCGGTTGTTTTCATCTGGGGACTATATCCCGATCGCTTTTCAGCCGACATCGCGCATCAGTTGATCGACTTTTTTCATCAAGAGGGACCCTACCGGGCAACGGTCGTTGGCGGTGTCCCGCCTGATTGGCGAAGCGAGAGCAACGCGAGTTGGGCCTCCGCGTTTGGCAAGCTTGACGTGATCAGTCCCTGGAACGTAGGGAATATCGAAAGACGCGGGGGAAAGAAGATTGCCAATACCCATGTTTGGCAACAAGATTTCGCTGCCGCGCAGCAGGCAGGTGCCAAGTACCTGCCGGTCATCTATCCGGGGTTTGATTGGACGAATCTGAAAGGTCCCCGGGCTGAACGAGACACCATCGATCGACGCGGTGGCGCATTCTTCTGGGAGCAGTTCGTCGCGGCGAAAAAGCTAGGAAGCGGGATGGCCTATGTTGCGATGTTCGACGAAGTCGACGAGGCCACCGCGATCTTCAAAGTGACGAACGATCCTCCACCTGAAGCTAACTTCGCAACCTACGAAGGGCTACCGTCGGATTGGTACCTACGCCTGACCGGCGAAGGGACGAAGATGATCCGCGGGGAAACGCCCCTGGCTGATCGCATCCCCATCCAACCATAA
- a CDS encoding di-heme oxidoredictase family protein, giving the protein MARVTSLLALGALLTISPSLFAQFDPTDETVARGRELFVHQWQPNDKLSPNGDGLGPLYNATSCVACHAQGGVGGSGPKDHNAQMLAIVPEPGEPTVRTAKTFLSRLKNMHPEFVDAQGRYFTGILLHRYSTTPEYAEVHDKVTTPLDETIESRSRIRRMLNRRGISEITMLPLKLVIHDHDMQYALAERNPPQLFGAHLIDTLIDDGEIEAIARQQQQSNNGVSGRFTGRFGWRGQLEDLDLFVKGACAAEVGLQVQEMNQSKDPLKPDYQNKGIDLTREQTDQLVAFVRSLPRPEQVIPEDPNERSFVNQGAVLFDAIGCAECHVKDVGQLNDVFSDFLLHDMGSEFEDPVPAQRVKQTVVTAGETQISFPMPQYYGSEPNTIADIASSTKTRKFYSIEEQNHYKEFRTPPLWGVADSAPFMHDGRATTLRAAIEWHGGEAMVSRANFAQLSEKEQVAILKFLESLKAPKSAEEASNQIAGEESAESDEPKISSVSSGKIEAVAARK; this is encoded by the coding sequence ATGGCTCGCGTTACGTCGCTTCTCGCGTTAGGTGCTCTTCTTACAATCAGTCCCTCTCTCTTCGCTCAGTTCGATCCCACGGACGAAACGGTGGCTCGCGGCCGCGAACTATTTGTTCACCAGTGGCAGCCGAACGATAAGCTAAGTCCCAACGGAGACGGACTGGGACCTTTGTACAACGCGACCAGCTGCGTGGCTTGTCATGCCCAGGGGGGCGTGGGAGGTAGTGGCCCGAAAGACCACAACGCCCAGATGCTGGCTATTGTCCCTGAACCTGGCGAACCCACCGTGCGGACTGCTAAAACGTTCCTCAGTCGCTTGAAGAATATGCATCCGGAATTCGTCGATGCCCAGGGACGCTATTTCACCGGTATTCTATTGCACCGCTATAGCACGACGCCTGAGTACGCCGAAGTGCATGACAAGGTAACCACGCCACTGGATGAAACCATTGAGTCACGCAGTCGGATTCGCAGAATGCTCAATCGTCGCGGCATTTCCGAAATCACGATGCTGCCACTAAAGCTGGTGATTCACGATCACGATATGCAATATGCTTTGGCCGAACGAAACCCTCCCCAACTGTTTGGGGCCCATCTGATCGATACGTTGATTGACGATGGCGAAATCGAAGCAATCGCGCGGCAGCAGCAGCAAAGTAACAACGGCGTCTCGGGCCGCTTCACAGGCCGTTTCGGCTGGCGAGGTCAGTTGGAAGATCTTGATCTCTTTGTCAAAGGTGCTTGTGCTGCGGAAGTCGGTCTGCAGGTTCAAGAGATGAATCAATCGAAAGACCCCTTGAAACCAGACTATCAGAACAAAGGCATCGATCTCACCAGAGAGCAAACTGATCAGTTGGTGGCTTTTGTCCGGTCGCTCCCCCGCCCAGAGCAAGTCATACCAGAGGATCCCAACGAACGCAGTTTCGTGAATCAAGGAGCCGTGCTGTTTGACGCGATTGGTTGTGCCGAGTGTCACGTGAAAGACGTCGGTCAGCTCAACGATGTATTCTCCGACTTCTTACTGCATGACATGGGATCGGAGTTCGAAGATCCGGTGCCTGCCCAACGCGTTAAGCAAACCGTTGTGACGGCTGGGGAAACCCAAATTTCATTCCCGATGCCCCAGTACTACGGTTCTGAGCCTAACACCATTGCGGATATCGCTTCCAGCACAAAGACACGTAAGTTTTATTCCATCGAAGAACAGAACCACTACAAAGAATTCCGCACGCCGCCGCTGTGGGGCGTTGCGGATTCAGCCCCCTTCATGCACGACGGTCGAGCTACAACACTTCGCGCTGCCATTGAATGGCACGGAGGGGAAGCGATGGTTTCCCGGGCGAACTTCGCTCAGCTTAGTGAGAAGGAGCAAGTGGCCATTCTGAAGTTCCTGGAGTCGCTCAAGGCACCTAAGTCAGCAGAGGAAGCCTCGAATCAAATCGCTGGCGAGGAATCTGCCGAGTCTGATGAGCCTAAGATTTCCAGCGTCTCAAGTGGTAAAATCGAAGCGGTGGCGGCGCGGAAGTAA
- a CDS encoding alpha/beta hydrolase yields the protein MLNIRPALACLLLFATSAFAAKPEGKATVYKTVDGRELKLYVTKPENWKKTDSRPAIVFFHGGGWVGGAPGQFTEHSKHLAEHGMVCVQVEYRLLDRKNDDPPVICTEDALDAMRWVRSHAKELGIDSDRIATGGGSAGGHLAAYLGTVDQAKQEVSTKPNAMVLFNPVYDNGPGGWGTQRVKDRYKEFSPAHNISADDPPSIVFLGSKDNLIPVATAERFQKEMKAAGVNSELRVYEGQGHGFFNHGKDNNRWYNETVQEMDKFLSALGWVQSDNQ from the coding sequence ATGCTGAATATTCGCCCCGCGTTGGCCTGCCTGCTGTTATTCGCGACATCCGCTTTCGCCGCTAAGCCTGAAGGGAAAGCTACCGTCTACAAGACTGTCGACGGCCGCGAACTAAAGCTCTATGTCACCAAGCCTGAAAACTGGAAGAAAACCGATAGCCGTCCGGCGATCGTCTTCTTTCACGGCGGCGGCTGGGTGGGGGGTGCCCCAGGACAATTTACCGAACACAGTAAGCATTTGGCCGAGCACGGTATGGTGTGCGTTCAGGTCGAGTACCGCTTGCTCGATCGCAAGAACGACGACCCGCCAGTCATCTGCACCGAAGATGCTTTGGACGCGATGCGTTGGGTCCGCTCGCACGCGAAAGAACTAGGCATCGACTCCGATCGTATCGCAACAGGTGGCGGATCGGCTGGTGGGCATCTGGCCGCTTACCTGGGAACAGTCGACCAGGCGAAACAAGAGGTATCGACCAAACCAAACGCGATGGTGCTGTTCAATCCGGTGTACGACAACGGCCCCGGTGGCTGGGGCACGCAGCGTGTGAAGGATCGCTACAAGGAATTCTCGCCCGCCCACAACATCAGCGCCGACGATCCGCCGTCGATCGTGTTTCTTGGTTCCAAGGACAACCTGATCCCAGTTGCCACTGCCGAGCGGTTTCAGAAAGAGATGAAAGCAGCAGGCGTCAACAGCGAACTTCGTGTGTACGAAGGACAAGGGCACGGCTTCTTCAACCATGGCAAGGACAATAACCGCTGGTACAACGAAACAGTCCAAGAGATGGACAAGTTTCTCTCCGCGCTCGGTTGGGTTCAGTCCGATAACCAATAG
- a CDS encoding di-heme oxidoredictase family protein, with translation MSRIIPLLFIAILFMSIESLFAQNVTADGQVARGRELFLHQWTPGDSLSPNGDGLGPMFNGKSCVECHSLGGVGGSGESKRNAQFLSFLPESGKFTEDAIKSFLGRLKKMHPDFVDNKDQFSFGVLLHRQSTTPEYAEVHGEVTTPLVSNFDSRLRIRRMLSKRNIRPVDALPLKLVTYQDELQYALAERNPPQLFGLDAIDRNITDEDRQKIVEAQTKSRTGVSGRMAGKFGWRGQMRSLDLFVKGACATEIGLQVHEFEQTKDPLRQDYSLKGNDLSEQQVGDLIRYVRSFDMPRQVLPDNHLELETIAEGNKLFTAIGCAECHVADVGRVSGVYSDFLLHNMGTQFEDPIPAEPLTNVSEGARMDVITSYHGMTRRPVSTELVKTMEVGPEQHTEYKTPPLWGIADSAPYMHDGRATTLRAAIEWHGGEAYSSFRRFSLLSEEKQFSLLKFLETLKAPQSAEEAPRELIEDVAFIPTPSF, from the coding sequence GTGAGTCGAATTATTCCCCTGCTCTTCATCGCGATTCTTTTCATGTCGATCGAATCGCTTTTTGCCCAAAACGTTACTGCCGATGGACAGGTTGCTCGCGGAAGAGAGCTTTTCCTGCATCAGTGGACACCAGGCGATTCACTGAGCCCCAATGGTGACGGTCTGGGACCAATGTTTAATGGGAAGAGTTGCGTCGAATGCCATTCTCTGGGGGGCGTTGGTGGTAGTGGCGAAAGCAAAAGGAATGCCCAGTTTCTCTCCTTTTTGCCCGAGTCCGGCAAGTTCACGGAAGACGCGATCAAGAGTTTTCTCGGTCGCTTGAAGAAAATGCATCCCGACTTTGTCGACAACAAGGATCAGTTCTCGTTCGGAGTGCTGCTGCATCGACAAAGTACCACTCCAGAGTACGCCGAGGTCCACGGCGAGGTGACGACGCCACTTGTGTCGAATTTCGATTCGCGACTACGCATTCGGCGGATGCTCAGCAAACGGAACATTCGCCCGGTCGATGCCTTGCCGCTCAAATTGGTGACCTACCAGGATGAGCTTCAATACGCGCTGGCCGAACGCAATCCACCGCAGCTGTTTGGTTTGGATGCGATTGATCGCAATATCACAGATGAAGATCGGCAGAAAATCGTCGAGGCTCAAACGAAGAGCCGCACCGGGGTCTCTGGCCGAATGGCCGGCAAGTTTGGTTGGCGTGGTCAGATGCGAAGCCTGGATCTCTTTGTTAAAGGGGCCTGTGCGACGGAGATCGGCCTTCAGGTTCATGAGTTTGAACAAACAAAGGATCCCCTTCGCCAAGATTACTCCTTGAAAGGAAACGACTTAAGTGAACAGCAGGTGGGCGATCTGATTCGCTACGTCCGTTCGTTCGATATGCCGCGCCAGGTTCTCCCGGATAACCACCTCGAACTGGAAACAATTGCCGAAGGTAACAAGCTGTTTACGGCGATCGGCTGCGCAGAGTGTCATGTGGCGGACGTTGGTAGGGTGTCAGGCGTCTACTCGGACTTCCTGCTCCATAACATGGGTACCCAGTTTGAAGACCCTATCCCTGCCGAGCCGTTGACGAATGTCTCGGAAGGAGCACGGATGGATGTGATCACCAGTTACCACGGCATGACTCGTCGCCCTGTCTCGACCGAACTTGTCAAGACGATGGAGGTCGGTCCCGAACAGCACACCGAATACAAAACGCCGCCGCTGTGGGGAATTGCCGATTCGGCCCCCTACATGCACGACGGCCGGGCAACCACGCTGCGAGCCGCGATTGAATGGCACGGGGGAGAGGCTTACTCGTCGTTCCGGCGCTTCTCGTTGTTGAGCGAAGAGAAACAGTTCAGCTTGCTCAAGTTTCTCGAAACGCTCAAAGCCCCACAATCGGCCGAAGAAGCCCCTCGGGAATTGATCGAGGACGTGGCGTTTATTCCCACACCATCCTTTTGA